From uncultured Pseudodesulfovibrio sp.:
AAGGATGTTCCAATTGTCACACTCGGTCCACAGATATGATGAAACCGGAACAACAGAGGTGTGAAAGCTGTCATGAAACACCTGTCGACCAGCTTATTCCAACCACAATGAACGCATTTCACACTCAATGCATGGGGTGTCACGAAGACAATGGCACAGGACCGTTCGGCGACGAAGCTTGTTACCAATGCCATATGAAATAGGGGATCACTACCATATGACCAAATTCAACTTCAGCCTCAAATCCGGCGACACAGGTCCCCTTATCAAAGCATCCAGCCCAGACATGCTGCAGATTCCCATAGATGGCATGACCCCTGTCATGGCAGTTGGAGATCAGGTGCTGGGAGGGACAAAAGTAGCCATTGCCAATGCTGACGACGAAGGCGATATGCACTCGCCGCTGGCCGGGGTCATTCGAGAAATTCAACCCTACGCCATGCTTATTGAAGTTCGAGGAAATGAACGAATTAAACCACATGAACCATGTGTTGATAGTGGGGACCAACTCCGTTCCTGGCTCAAGGACAAAGGAGTCTGCACTCGCCACCTCATCAAAACCGCGACACTGATCATCAACGCAGTTCCACCGGAGCCGGGTATATCAATATATGACCCACTACTCCGCGATTACCGAAAGACATTGGAACTCGGTCTTGAAACTGTTCAGAAAATAGTTGAACCGAACAAAATGTTTCTCGTGGCAGCCAAAGGCAATCGGGCCAATGCGTTTGCCAACTGTACGGTCATGCACGTCGCTCCCATTTATCCCAACGGACTTGATCCGCTGATCATCAAGACTGTTACAGGACAAGAGGTGCTTCCGGGCATGCTCCCGGATAATGGCACCATTCTATCTGTGAAAGACCTTTACTTCATAGGTCGTGTCATGGAGACAGGTCGTCCGGTTACGGAAACTGTCATGACCATCAATGGGAATAACCATCTTGTCGCTGTGGGAACACCTGTCGGCTTTCTCGCTGCCAAAGCCGACATTACCGTGCACCCCGGTGACAGGGTAGTCATTGGTGGCCCACTCCGAGGACTGGCCGCTGTCAATCTTGAACAGGGAGTGGATAAAGATGCTTCAGGACTTCATATCCTCCGCCAGAGCGAAGGAATGAAAGCCACCGACAATTTCTGTTTGGGATGTGGTGAATGCGAACGCCATTGCCCTGCCCGAATCATGCCCGGTCTCATCAGCCGGTGTGCCGAATTCAAACAGTTCAAACGAGCTGAAGCATACCACATTCATTCCTGCATGGAATGTGGCCTATGCGGTTACTGGTGCACGGCGGGACGCCCTCTACTACAATACATCCGACTGGCAAAATATGAATTAGCCCTGCTGGCGGGAGCCGTACAACCTCCTCGCCCTACACCTGAAGAAATCCAAAAGGGACAATCAGGAGACGAGCCATGCTAAAACAACTCCAACCTATCTTGACAGTATCGGCCCCTCCTCATGTTCATTGCGGCAGAACCATCAAGCGATACATGCTCGAAACAGTGCTTGCGTTGTTACCTGCAGCAATCATGGCTGTCATAATCTTCGGCATGGATGCTCTCAGGATCATGGCGTTATCCTGCTCTGTGGCAGTCGCAACGGAATGCATCTGCAATAGAGTTATGAAACGGGAACAATCAGTGGACGACCTCAGCGGTCTGCTGACAGGTCTCCTCTTTGCATTTCTGCTTCCTGCCTCAGCACCATGGTGGTTGGTCTTCATCGGTTCGGCTTCAGGCATCATCCTTGGCAAAATGATCTTCGGAGGACTCGGAGGCAACCCGCTGAGTGCCCCCCTTGTAGGATGGGCATTATGCCGCATCTCATGGGCAGACTTCATGGACACCAACGCGGCCATGTTGAATTCGATACTTCCAGCACCGCTCCAACAACTCAAACATTTTGGTTTGGAATCAATCCAATCAATCGATTTGAGCTCGTTACTTCTCGGACAACAACTTGGTGGACTGGGTGAAATTCATATCGCAGCCCTGCTCGCTGGCGGTATTTTCCTGCTCGCACGTCGCCACATCCGCTGGTACATTCCAACAGGATTCATCATTGGCTTGCTGGCAACGGCTTGGATTTATCAAATCATCGACCCGACCATGTATGCATCACCTATTTTCCATCTGCTTGCGGGGGGCTCAATTTTTGGAGCATTCTTTCTTGCAACAGATGCAGCATCGACTCCCGTGGGGTTGGTTCCGTCCCTGCTTTTCGGTCTTATCGCTGGTGCAATGGTCATCGTCATCCGTGTATATGGCATTTATCCAGACGGAGTTCCCTTTGCTATCCTATTAGCCAATCTGTTCACTCCACTGCTTGACCGCATACGCCCCAAACCATTCGGCGGCTCATACTCTTTTGAAGACACGGAGGACGCAGCATGAAAGAAATGATCAAGATGATTCTTGTGCTGTCACTTATTTGCGGCCTCTCCGGCCTGACGTTGGCAACCGTCCGGCAGGCTACCAGCCAACGCATTGAAGAACAGGTCATGACATATGTTCAAGGCCCTGCTCTGGCACAAATATTCACAGATTATGACAATAATCCGGTCAAAGATCGCAAAGTCTTTAATTTTCCCGATGGTTCCATCACCGTTTTTCCAGCCATAAAAAACGGCACCTTGACCGGAATAGCTCTTGAAACTTTCGGCAAAGGCTACGGCGGTGATATCGGCGTCATGGTCGGATTCAATCTCGACGGCACTATGCTGAAAGGTATAGGCATCACTACTCTCAAAGAAACACCCGGTCTTGGCGCACGCGTGGTCGAACCAGACTACCGCGACCAATTCAAGGGGCATACCACGACATCCCTCGCCTTGAAAAAACAGGGAGGCGATATCGCAGCCATCTCCGGCGCGACTATTTCGTCAACTGGCACAGTGGCTGCTGTCAACGACGCAATACAGATATTCACAAAAATCAAAGACAAACTCCCCACAGCTTGGGAATCGTAGGATATTGTCATGAGCATGTGGAAAGAATTCTCCAAAGGCCTGTGGCGCGATCTGCCCCCTTTCAAGCTGGTACTTGGCCTCTGTCCGGTGCTAGCTGTGACCAAAACAGCATACAACGGCTTCGGCATGGGAATGGCCGTCATATTTGTCCTTGCCCTGTCCAACCTGTTCGTCTCGTTGCTCCGCAAAGTCATTCCAGCCAAAGTACGCATCGCCTGCTTCATCGTGGTGGCAGCATCGCTGGTTGTCTGCGTGGAATTGCTCATGCAGGCATATGCTTACCCACTATATCTACAACTCGGCATCTTCGTCCCTCTCATCGTTGTCAACTGCATCATTCTGGGACGAGCCGAAGCATTCGCTTCCAAAAACCCAGTCCATCTGGCTGTTGCTGATGGTCTTGGCATGGGCGTAGGATTCACTCTCTCACTGACTTTCCTTGGCTCCATCCGTGAACTCTTCGGGTACGGTACATGGTTCGGCCTGCATATCATGGGGGACTGGTTTGAACCGTTCACCTTCATGGTCGAGGCCCCCGGTGCCTTCGTCTGTCTCGGACTCGTATTAGCTGGCATGAATGCACTGACCAACTGGCAACGCAAGACCAAAGGACTGGAAGCCATCGAAGGACCAGTCCACGACTGTAAGACCTGCGGCATGTGTTCAACGAAACCGGGAATGTAGGGAGAAACCATGGACTACTTCGTACTCATTATCGCCGCCATATTCGTCAACAACATCGTGTTGGCGCAGTATCTGGGTAACTGCCCGTTCATTGGCACATCCAAAGAATCAAGTGTAGCTATCG
This genomic window contains:
- a CDS encoding electron transporter RnfC: MTKFNFSLKSGDTGPLIKASSPDMLQIPIDGMTPVMAVGDQVLGGTKVAIANADDEGDMHSPLAGVIREIQPYAMLIEVRGNERIKPHEPCVDSGDQLRSWLKDKGVCTRHLIKTATLIINAVPPEPGISIYDPLLRDYRKTLELGLETVQKIVEPNKMFLVAAKGNRANAFANCTVMHVAPIYPNGLDPLIIKTVTGQEVLPGMLPDNGTILSVKDLYFIGRVMETGRPVTETVMTINGNNHLVAVGTPVGFLAAKADITVHPGDRVVIGGPLRGLAAVNLEQGVDKDASGLHILRQSEGMKATDNFCLGCGECERHCPARIMPGLISRCAEFKQFKRAEAYHIHSCMECGLCGYWCTAGRPLLQYIRLAKYELALLAGAVQPPRPTPEEIQKGQSGDEPC
- a CDS encoding RnfABCDGE type electron transport complex subunit D, yielding MLKQLQPILTVSAPPHVHCGRTIKRYMLETVLALLPAAIMAVIIFGMDALRIMALSCSVAVATECICNRVMKREQSVDDLSGLLTGLLFAFLLPASAPWWLVFIGSASGIILGKMIFGGLGGNPLSAPLVGWALCRISWADFMDTNAAMLNSILPAPLQQLKHFGLESIQSIDLSSLLLGQQLGGLGEIHIAALLAGGIFLLARRHIRWYIPTGFIIGLLATAWIYQIIDPTMYASPIFHLLAGGSIFGAFFLATDAASTPVGLVPSLLFGLIAGAMVIVIRVYGIYPDGVPFAILLANLFTPLLDRIRPKPFGGSYSFEDTEDAA
- a CDS encoding RnfABCDGE type electron transport complex subunit G, with the translated sequence MKEMIKMILVLSLICGLSGLTLATVRQATSQRIEEQVMTYVQGPALAQIFTDYDNNPVKDRKVFNFPDGSITVFPAIKNGTLTGIALETFGKGYGGDIGVMVGFNLDGTMLKGIGITTLKETPGLGARVVEPDYRDQFKGHTTTSLALKKQGGDIAAISGATISSTGTVAAVNDAIQIFTKIKDKLPTAWES
- a CDS encoding electron transport complex subunit E translates to MSMWKEFSKGLWRDLPPFKLVLGLCPVLAVTKTAYNGFGMGMAVIFVLALSNLFVSLLRKVIPAKVRIACFIVVAASLVVCVELLMQAYAYPLYLQLGIFVPLIVVNCIILGRAEAFASKNPVHLAVADGLGMGVGFTLSLTFLGSIRELFGYGTWFGLHIMGDWFEPFTFMVEAPGAFVCLGLVLAGMNALTNWQRKTKGLEAIEGPVHDCKTCGMCSTKPGM